One Kaistella polysaccharea DNA segment encodes these proteins:
- the ribA gene encoding GTP cyclohydrolase II yields the protein MLKIQAESNVPTEYGEFRMIAFAEVETDWMPHMAIVAKNTDFTKPVNVRFHSECITGEVFHSKKCECGQQLDEAMKFIYENGGIIVYLRQEGRNIGIINKLRAYALQEQGLDTVEANLQLGLPADDRNFSIAIEILNILNVKEINLLTNNPEKIKFVTDSNIKLNKRIPIQMDSTIESAGYLKVKKDYFGHLLDDENNL from the coding sequence ATGTTAAAAATTCAAGCAGAATCCAATGTACCCACAGAGTACGGGGAATTTCGTATGATTGCATTCGCTGAAGTTGAAACCGATTGGATGCCGCATATGGCAATTGTAGCTAAAAATACAGACTTTACCAAACCTGTAAATGTAAGATTTCATTCAGAGTGCATTACGGGCGAAGTTTTCCATTCAAAAAAATGCGAGTGCGGTCAACAGCTTGACGAAGCGATGAAATTCATTTATGAAAATGGTGGGATTATCGTTTATTTACGCCAAGAAGGCCGTAACATCGGGATAATCAATAAATTGAGAGCTTATGCTCTTCAGGAACAAGGTTTGGATACTGTTGAAGCAAATTTACAGTTAGGACTTCCAGCTGATGACCGAAATTTCAGTATTGCCATCGAAATCTTGAATATTTTAAATGTGAAGGAAATTAATCTGCTGACCAATAATCCGGAGAAGATAAAATTTGTAACCGACAGTAATATTAAACTTAATAAAAGAATTCCAATTCAAATGGATTCTACCATCGAAAGCGCAGGTTATCTTAAAGTAAAAAAAGATTATTTCGGTCATCTTTTAGACGACGAAAATAATCTTTAA
- a CDS encoding dihydroorotase, whose amino-acid sequence MKILLKNATIVNENQIIESDVLIENDLISKIGKNISEENIDQIIDATGKYLLPGIIDDQVHFREPGLTWKGDIESESRAAVAGGITSFMEQPNTVPNAVTQELLEDKYKIAAEKSFANYSFLMGGTNDNLEEVLKTNPRNVAGIKLFLGSSTGNMLVDNLETLEKIFSSTKMLIAVHCEDEATIRKNTEIFKEKYGDDIPVTAHHLIRSEEACYISSSKAIELAKKTGARLHIFHLSTAKEMELFRNDIPLKDKKITAEVCVHHLSFTNVDYETKGNFIKWNPAVKTQKDQDGLWEALLDDRIDVIATDHAPHTLEEKSQKYLHAPSGGPLVQHALNVMLENFKNEKISLEKIVEKMCHNPAILFEIEKRGFIKEGFKADLVLVDLNESYMVSKENILYKCGWSPFEGTEFHSKITHTFVNGFLAYENGKISEEKHGERLLFERSSNSII is encoded by the coding sequence ATGAAAATCCTCCTCAAAAACGCTACAATCGTCAATGAAAATCAAATTATTGAAAGTGATGTTCTCATCGAAAATGATTTAATTTCAAAAATCGGAAAGAATATTTCTGAGGAAAATATTGATCAAATTATTGATGCTACCGGAAAATATCTTCTTCCGGGAATTATTGATGATCAAGTTCATTTTCGGGAACCGGGTTTAACTTGGAAGGGCGATATCGAAAGTGAATCCAGAGCTGCTGTTGCAGGTGGAATTACGAGTTTTATGGAGCAGCCGAATACGGTTCCAAATGCCGTTACTCAGGAATTATTAGAAGATAAATATAAAATTGCTGCCGAGAAATCATTTGCCAATTATTCGTTTTTGATGGGTGGAACGAATGATAATTTAGAAGAAGTTTTAAAAACCAATCCACGAAATGTGGCGGGAATTAAATTGTTCCTTGGTTCTTCAACCGGAAACATGTTGGTAGATAATCTAGAAACTTTAGAAAAGATTTTTAGCAGTACAAAAATGTTGATTGCGGTGCATTGTGAAGATGAAGCAACGATCAGAAAAAATACGGAAATCTTTAAAGAAAAATATGGCGACGATATTCCTGTAACTGCGCATCATTTAATTCGCAGCGAAGAAGCGTGTTATATTTCCTCGTCAAAAGCAATTGAGCTGGCGAAAAAAACGGGAGCGCGATTGCATATTTTTCACTTATCGACCGCAAAAGAAATGGAACTTTTCAGAAATGATATTCCTCTAAAAGACAAAAAAATCACTGCAGAAGTTTGTGTTCATCATCTAAGTTTCACCAATGTAGATTACGAAACCAAAGGAAATTTCATCAAATGGAATCCTGCGGTTAAAACGCAAAAAGATCAAGACGGATTATGGGAAGCTTTGTTGGATGATCGAATTGATGTCATTGCGACGGATCACGCTCCGCATACTTTAGAAGAGAAATCTCAAAAATATTTACACGCACCTTCCGGCGGACCTTTGGTTCAGCACGCTTTAAATGTAATGCTGGAAAATTTTAAAAATGAAAAAATTTCTTTAGAAAAAATCGTAGAGAAAATGTGTCATAATCCAGCAATTCTTTTTGAGATTGAAAAACGCGGTTTCATCAAAGAAGGTTTTAAAGCAGATTTGGTTTTGGTTGATTTAAATGAAAGTTACATGGTTTCAAAAGAAAACATTCTTTACAAATGTGGTTGGAGTCCGTTTGAAGGAACTGAATTTCATTCGAAAATAACACATACGTTCGTCAACGGATTTTTGGCCTATGAAAACGGAAAAATTTCTGAAGAAAAACATGGCGAAAGATTGCTTTTTGAAAGGTCATCAAATTCGATTATTTGA
- a CDS encoding peptidoglycan DD-metalloendopeptidase family protein: MIRKVSFFVGILLFSFFSAQKKEQLQKQNADLKRQIAAINSNLAKTQQQSKLSISYLTEVQKKIQLREKVYTNTQKEKRLIEDEIYLRQLEINRQNRELAVLRKNYAEVLVKAYKNKGVQNKVTFILSSKNLGEALRRVQYLKDYSDYQDKKAAEISTAAKVLLENISLKQQSVKDKETILANQQKDLLTIEAEKKTKQSLLEDFKKNEVQLTSELKQKQTESKALEGQIRSIIAEEIRIAKAKAEENKKIEAEKIRLAKIAAGREKARIEAENRAKMEALALEKKKADDEARRLKEISDRKAEEEADRSKIAAAADAKKSDDARTAADAEKAEARRLAAAKDAATAAANAKAAADKAASAREAEATMAKRNEAEKKAAETKAMTNYGVSSAVGNNFASNRGKMGMPAYGTITHRFGRQPHPVFKNIVEENNGIKISVSKGTVAKCVAPGTVSRVVASADGSKTVIVKHGDYFTIYANLASTMVSANQQVSAGSSMGVVGSDFDGTYTLDFQIWNGSNPVDPLGWIN; the protein is encoded by the coding sequence ATGATTAGAAAAGTAAGCTTTTTTGTAGGAATTCTTCTGTTTAGCTTTTTTTCTGCGCAGAAAAAAGAACAACTGCAAAAGCAGAATGCCGACTTAAAAAGACAAATTGCAGCTATCAATTCAAATTTGGCAAAGACGCAGCAACAGTCTAAACTATCGATTTCTTACTTAACTGAAGTTCAGAAAAAAATTCAGCTTAGGGAAAAAGTGTACACCAATACACAAAAGGAAAAGCGTTTGATTGAAGATGAGATTTATCTTCGTCAGTTGGAAATTAACCGTCAGAATCGTGAACTGGCCGTTTTAAGAAAAAATTATGCTGAAGTTTTGGTAAAAGCTTATAAAAATAAAGGTGTACAAAATAAGGTGACTTTTATTTTATCTTCTAAAAACTTAGGAGAAGCTTTACGGAGAGTTCAATATTTGAAAGATTATTCAGATTATCAAGATAAGAAAGCGGCAGAAATTTCAACCGCTGCGAAAGTGTTGTTAGAAAATATTTCGCTGAAGCAGCAATCTGTAAAGGATAAGGAAACTATACTTGCAAATCAACAAAAAGACTTGCTCACCATTGAAGCTGAAAAGAAAACAAAACAGTCGTTACTGGAAGATTTTAAGAAAAATGAAGTTCAGCTTACCTCAGAATTAAAGCAGAAACAAACGGAATCAAAAGCGCTGGAAGGGCAAATTCGTTCCATTATCGCAGAAGAAATTCGGATTGCAAAAGCAAAAGCAGAGGAAAATAAAAAGATAGAAGCAGAAAAAATACGCTTAGCAAAAATTGCAGCCGGTAGAGAAAAAGCTCGAATTGAAGCAGAAAACCGTGCAAAAATGGAAGCTCTGGCCTTAGAAAAGAAGAAAGCAGATGATGAAGCGCGTCGACTGAAAGAAATTTCAGACCGAAAAGCAGAAGAAGAAGCTGACCGATCAAAAATTGCAGCCGCGGCTGATGCTAAAAAAAGTGATGATGCAAGAACTGCCGCTGATGCTGAAAAAGCAGAGGCACGACGTTTAGCCGCAGCTAAAGATGCAGCAACCGCCGCAGCAAATGCTAAAGCAGCAGCCGACAAAGCAGCATCTGCAAGAGAAGCTGAAGCCACTATGGCGAAGAGAAATGAAGCGGAGAAAAAGGCTGCGGAAACTAAAGCGATGACCAATTATGGCGTATCTTCTGCAGTAGGAAATAATTTCGCGAGCAATCGTGGTAAAATGGGAATGCCGGCGTATGGAACAATTACGCATCGATTCGGTCGCCAGCCACATCCAGTTTTTAAAAATATTGTAGAAGAAAATAACGGAATTAAGATCTCAGTAAGTAAAGGAACCGTGGCAAAATGTGTAGCTCCAGGAACTGTATCCCGTGTAGTTGCTTCCGCAGATGGATCAAAAACCGTGATTGTGAAACATGGAGATTACTTTACAATTTATGCCAATCTGGCCAGCACAATGGTTTCTGCAAATCAGCAGGTTTCCGCGGGAAGCTCCATGGGAGTTGTTGGTTCAGATTTTGACGGAACTTATACATTGGATTTCCAAATTTGGAATGGCAGTAATCCAGTAGATCCATTAGGTTGGATTAATTAA
- the dut gene encoding dUTP diphosphatase, translated as MKINIINKSKNSLPKYQTELSAGMDLSANLAESITLKPLERKLIPTGLFLELPEGFEAQIRPRSGLAIKNGISVLNAPGTIDADYRGEIGVILVNLSADEFTINNGDRVAQMVIAKYETAEWQTVNSLNQTERGEGGFGSTTT; from the coding sequence ATGAAAATAAATATTATCAATAAATCAAAAAATTCTCTGCCAAAATACCAAACTGAACTTTCAGCTGGAATGGATTTATCTGCGAATTTGGCAGAAAGTATTACTTTGAAACCCTTAGAAAGAAAATTAATCCCGACGGGTTTATTTCTGGAACTTCCTGAAGGTTTTGAAGCACAGATTCGTCCACGAAGTGGCTTGGCAATTAAGAATGGAATTAGTGTTTTAAATGCGCCCGGAACTATTGACGCTGATTATCGGGGAGAAATTGGCGTTATTTTAGTAAATTTGTCCGCAGACGAGTTTACCATCAATAATGGAGACCGCGTGGCTCAAATGGTCATCGCAAAATATGAAACCGCAGAATGGCAAACTGTGAATTCCCTGAACCAAACTGAGCGCGGAGAAGGAGGATTCGGAAGTACGACGACCTAA
- the deoD gene encoding purine-nucleoside phosphorylase has translation MSVHIAAKKGQIAKTILQPGDPRRAKYIAENFLDDVKLVSETRGILYFTGLYKGKEVSVGASGMGAPSIGIYSYELFTEFDVDTIIRIGTCGAYNDTLKVYDLLNVEYAASESTYAKFAWDIEEDRLSPPGNVFGLLNDTAKTLSLNLIPTTIHTSDIFYRKSQELPEIAKKYNCTAVEMEAFALFANAQYLGKNAATILTVSDVIPTGEFITADQREKALKPMIELALETAILM, from the coding sequence ATGAGTGTTCATATTGCAGCCAAAAAAGGTCAAATCGCTAAAACTATTCTCCAGCCAGGAGATCCCCGACGTGCAAAATATATTGCAGAAAATTTCTTAGACGACGTTAAACTGGTCAGCGAAACCAGAGGTATTTTATATTTTACAGGATTGTATAAGGGAAAAGAAGTTTCAGTAGGTGCAAGTGGAATGGGAGCTCCAAGCATCGGTATTTATTCTTACGAGTTATTTACCGAATTTGATGTAGACACTATTATTAGAATTGGAACGTGTGGTGCTTACAATGATACTTTAAAAGTATATGATCTGCTTAACGTAGAATATGCAGCAAGTGAATCAACTTACGCGAAGTTTGCCTGGGACATAGAAGAAGACCGCCTCTCGCCGCCTGGGAATGTTTTCGGCTTGTTGAATGATACCGCGAAAACTTTGTCACTAAATTTAATACCGACCACCATTCATACGAGTGATATTTTTTACAGAAAAAGTCAGGAACTCCCTGAAATCGCGAAGAAATACAATTGTACTGCAGTAGAGATGGAAGCTTTTGCACTTTTTGCAAACGCGCAATATTTAGGCAAGAATGCTGCTACTATTTTAACAGTATCAGATGTTATTCCTACAGGTGAATTTATTACGGCAGATCAAAGGGAAAAAGCTCTAAAACCGATGATTGAATTGGCTTTGGAAACCGCGATTTTAATGTAA
- a CDS encoding DUF4254 domain-containing protein codes for MNFTETAWEIFNKSIADYHLADNVDAPLKNPYSGNSLEQLLYAKNWIDTVQWHLEDIIRDENIDPTEALQLKRTIDSSNQKRTDLVEFIDGWFLEKYKLVTPESDARINTETPAWAIDRLSILALKVYHMRLEAQRESASEEHRNTCRAKLDVLLEQQKDLTQAIEYLLFDIENGKIKMKVYKQMKMYNDETLNPILYQKSEK; via the coding sequence ATGAATTTTACAGAAACTGCGTGGGAAATTTTCAACAAATCAATTGCTGACTATCATCTTGCGGATAATGTAGATGCACCATTAAAAAATCCTTATTCCGGCAATAGTTTGGAACAGCTTTTGTATGCAAAGAATTGGATTGACACCGTTCAATGGCATTTGGAAGATATTATTCGCGACGAAAATATAGACCCGACGGAAGCATTACAACTTAAACGAACAATTGACTCTTCAAATCAGAAAAGAACAGATTTGGTAGAGTTTATTGATGGATGGTTCCTCGAAAAGTATAAATTAGTAACTCCCGAAAGCGACGCGAGGATTAATACGGAAACTCCCGCTTGGGCGATAGACCGCCTTTCCATTTTAGCCTTAAAAGTGTATCATATGAGGTTGGAGGCTCAGCGAGAGTCTGCAAGTGAAGAACATAGAAATACTTGCAGAGCAAAACTTGATGTGCTGCTGGAACAACAAAAAGATCTCACCCAAGCAATAGAATATTTGCTTTTTGATATTGAGAACGGTAAAATTAAGATGAAAGTTTACAAACAAATGAAGATGTATAATGATGAAACTCTTAATCCGATCCTTTATCAAAAATCGGAAAAATGA
- a CDS encoding sugar phosphate nucleotidyltransferase — translation MKIIVPMAGRGSRLRPHTLTVPKPLIPIAGKPIVQRLVEDIAKVAGEKIDEIAFIIGDFGAEVEASLIQIAQNLGAKGTVYTQDEPLGTAHAIKCAENSMQGDVVVAFADTLFKADFKLDKNSDGVIWVKKVEDPSAFGVVKLDDYGFITDFVEKPKTFVSDLAIIGIYYFNSAEKLMSEINYIMDNDIKEGGEFQLTTALENLRQKGAKFSLGKVDDWMDCGNKNATVETNGKVLGYEKDNLSEYPESSTIENCLIIPPCFIGENVKLSNSKIGPRVSIGNNTIVINSNIDNSLIQENTVIDHGNLSNSMIGNSAHYYGVAREISLGDYSVLDFLSKGEKH, via the coding sequence ATGAAAATAATTGTCCCTATGGCTGGACGAGGTTCCAGATTACGACCACACACGCTTACCGTTCCAAAACCTTTAATCCCAATTGCTGGAAAGCCAATTGTACAGCGCCTTGTAGAAGATATTGCAAAGGTTGCCGGTGAAAAAATTGACGAAATTGCTTTTATTATTGGAGATTTTGGAGCCGAAGTTGAGGCATCCTTAATCCAGATTGCACAAAACTTAGGTGCGAAAGGAACCGTTTACACGCAAGATGAACCTCTGGGAACCGCTCATGCTATTAAATGCGCAGAAAATTCCATGCAAGGAGATGTAGTTGTCGCTTTTGCAGACACTTTATTTAAAGCTGATTTCAAACTTGATAAAAATTCAGACGGTGTAATTTGGGTGAAAAAAGTGGAAGATCCATCGGCTTTCGGTGTCGTAAAATTAGACGATTATGGATTTATTACTGACTTTGTCGAAAAGCCAAAAACATTCGTATCTGACCTGGCAATTATCGGAATCTATTATTTCAACTCAGCGGAAAAACTGATGAGTGAAATTAATTATATCATGGATAATGATATTAAAGAAGGCGGAGAATTCCAGTTGACCACAGCTTTAGAAAACCTACGCCAAAAAGGAGCTAAATTCTCTTTAGGTAAAGTAGATGACTGGATGGATTGCGGAAATAAAAATGCGACTGTAGAAACCAATGGTAAAGTTTTGGGCTATGAAAAAGATAATCTTTCTGAGTATCCAGAATCATCCACCATTGAAAACTGCTTAATAATTCCGCCGTGTTTTATTGGTGAAAATGTAAAACTTTCTAATTCTAAAATTGGTCCGCGTGTTTCCATCGGCAATAATACCATCGTTATCAACTCAAATATCGACAACTCATTAATTCAGGAAAATACAGTAATTGACCACGGAAATTTAAGCAACTCTATGATCGGGAATTCAGCGCATTATTATGGTGTGGCTCGGGAAATTTCATTGGGAGATTATTCCGTACTTGACTTTCTGTCGAAAGGCGAAAAACATTAG
- a CDS encoding Sec-independent protein translocase subunit TatA/TatB, with product MNTISILALSWQHLLIVALIILVFFGGRKIPEMMRGLGSGIKEFKDAVKEEDQKKPEETSSNSSTTP from the coding sequence ATGAACACAATATCCATACTCGCACTCTCTTGGCAACATTTGCTGATCGTAGCTTTAATCATTTTAGTGTTTTTCGGCGGACGCAAGATTCCTGAAATGATGAGAGGTTTAGGCTCTGGCATTAAAGAATTTAAAGATGCGGTAAAAGAAGAGGACCAAAAAAAACCGGAAGAAACCAGCAGTAATTCCAGCACGACTCCTTAA
- a CDS encoding DUF4292 domain-containing protein — protein MNKYIIPLAVLLLVSSCKTRNATEKPISTTTPLASTAAFFKKINERTDFQQLKINSRITAETGTFIPPLDATIYLEKDQKIWINMIAIFLNVGRGIATPEGIKGYEKWNKTYIESDFTYVNNLLNVNFIDYNSFQNLLLGKTFIPVNSADFEVTKNAQGYTLKSIKNLQFKTNGESSSYMASVDYAENLDLTKVSLQKVNAQDYLEVSYGNWEDFDNIRVPKNVKIVIKGAKNSQILLENTKFDTSKMQTPYSVPENYTKTEIK, from the coding sequence ATGAATAAATATATTATCCCACTTGCAGTCTTGCTTTTAGTGTCATCTTGTAAGACGAGAAACGCCACTGAAAAGCCAATCAGTACGACCACTCCACTTGCATCAACTGCTGCTTTCTTTAAAAAAATAAATGAGAGAACCGATTTTCAACAGTTGAAAATCAATTCCAGAATAACCGCCGAGACCGGAACATTCATTCCACCACTCGATGCGACCATTTATTTGGAGAAAGACCAAAAGATTTGGATCAATATGATCGCTATTTTTCTGAATGTAGGTCGTGGGATTGCAACACCAGAAGGAATTAAAGGATATGAAAAATGGAATAAAACTTATATTGAATCTGATTTCACCTATGTGAACAATCTATTAAATGTAAATTTTATCGACTATAATTCATTCCAGAATTTACTTTTAGGTAAAACATTTATACCGGTAAATTCTGCAGATTTTGAAGTGACAAAAAATGCGCAAGGTTATACTTTAAAAAGCATTAAAAATTTGCAATTTAAAACCAATGGCGAATCATCGTCGTATATGGCTTCTGTAGACTACGCTGAGAATTTAGATTTGACGAAGGTTTCTTTACAAAAAGTAAATGCGCAGGATTATCTGGAAGTTAGCTACGGAAATTGGGAAGATTTCGACAATATAAGAGTTCCGAAAAACGTTAAAATTGTAATAAAAGGTGCTAAAAACAGCCAAATTTTATTAGAAAATACGAAATTCGACACTTCTAAAATGCAAACCCCGTATTCCGTTCCGGAAAATTATACGAAAACTGAGATCAAATGA
- a CDS encoding oligosaccharide flippase family protein: protein MYKKLLGQTAIYGLSTVIIRLFPFIISPFVTHAFGPSYLAPFIDFYSVAGIIIVLLSHGMETTFFRFAEKEENITKLISTATISVIAASVLFMVFAYIFRQDLAIAFKTPDQINLLTMMLFVLGLDGLSTMPFVILRKTGRPKKFAIIKIINGIINFLLVVFFIVILPKLGSKGLFGFTYDKNFGIGYVFVANLVASAVTFLLLAQEIKSVRIAGFDWNLWKKMMAYSWPITIAGLAGVINETMDRQFLKYLLPDGINTEQMAIYGAVCKIVTFLTLFRQAYLLGIEPFFFSHAKNENSGKSYAKLMDMFVIVNCIILLALCVNLNWLAKLYLSNPAYNEGIPIVPIVLMAAVFLGIYLNMSVWYKLSDKTIFGAYLSVLGAVVTIGINIYFIPIYGYWASTWATFLSYFTMMVVSYFLGQYFYPVPYHMKKIIGYLGLSFFLSAISFYALDGNLIIGNLFLILFLAIIFYFEKETIMRFKKS, encoded by the coding sequence TTGTATAAAAAATTATTAGGACAAACCGCCATTTACGGATTAAGTACCGTGATTATACGTTTGTTCCCATTTATTATAAGTCCTTTTGTAACGCACGCTTTTGGACCTTCTTATTTGGCTCCGTTTATTGACTTTTACTCAGTTGCCGGAATCATCATCGTTTTGCTTTCGCATGGAATGGAAACCACATTCTTCCGTTTTGCCGAAAAAGAAGAAAACATCACGAAATTAATATCAACCGCTACAATAAGCGTCATTGCCGCTTCCGTTTTGTTTATGGTTTTCGCCTATATTTTCCGGCAAGATTTAGCGATTGCTTTTAAAACACCTGATCAAATCAACCTTTTAACGATGATGCTTTTCGTTTTAGGTTTGGATGGACTTTCTACGATGCCTTTTGTAATATTAAGGAAAACTGGTCGCCCTAAAAAGTTTGCCATTATTAAAATTATTAATGGCATCATCAATTTTTTATTGGTTGTTTTCTTCATTGTAATCTTACCAAAACTTGGAAGCAAAGGTCTTTTCGGATTTACTTATGATAAAAATTTCGGTATTGGATATGTTTTTGTGGCAAATTTGGTTGCAAGTGCAGTCACATTTTTATTGCTTGCTCAGGAAATAAAATCCGTTCGAATTGCCGGTTTTGACTGGAATCTCTGGAAAAAAATGATGGCGTATTCTTGGCCAATTACGATTGCAGGTTTAGCTGGAGTAATCAACGAAACCATGGATCGGCAATTTTTAAAATATCTTTTACCAGACGGAATTAATACAGAACAAATGGCAATTTACGGAGCGGTTTGTAAAATTGTGACGTTCTTAACTTTGTTTCGTCAAGCGTATCTTTTGGGAATTGAACCTTTCTTTTTCTCCCATGCGAAAAATGAAAACTCGGGGAAATCTTACGCGAAATTGATGGATATGTTCGTGATTGTAAATTGTATTATCTTACTCGCGTTGTGTGTGAATTTGAATTGGCTGGCAAAACTTTATCTTTCAAATCCTGCTTATAATGAAGGAATTCCGATTGTTCCGATTGTTTTGATGGCCGCAGTTTTTCTCGGAATTTATTTAAATATGTCGGTTTGGTATAAACTTTCCGATAAAACGATTTTCGGAGCATATCTTTCGGTTCTTGGAGCTGTAGTTACGATTGGAATAAATATTTACTTCATCCCGATTTACGGTTATTGGGCGTCAACTTGGGCCACTTTTTTAAGTTATTTTACCATGATGGTCGTTTCCTATTTTTTGGGTCAATATTTTTATCCAGTTCCGTATCACATGAAAAAAATTATAGGATATCTTGGATTGAGTTTTTTCTTATCTGCAATTTCGTTTTATGCATTAGATGGAAATTTAATCATCGGGAATCTATTTTTAATCCTATTTTTGGCTATCATTTTTTACTTCGAAAAAGAAACTATCATGAGATTTAAAAAAAGTTAA
- a CDS encoding glycoside hydrolase family 3 protein — translation MKNYSRYFSIPLLLTIFLRILAPAQYQPKNITDSELKKANSWVEAEYNSLTQDEKLGQLFIVALYTNKGEDHIEGVRNLVQKEKIGGLILMQDDAAREINLVNEFQKKSKIPLMIGMDAEWGLYQRIPTAHKFPWAMTLGAIQDKNLITEMAAKIAEDCKRMGINWDFAPVVDVNTNPNNPIIGNRSFGSEVSNVVASAMAYSNGLQDHNILAAIKHFPGHGDTDKDSHLDLPVVSHSLKRLNEIEIAPFKALMDKGIGGVMVAHLYVPALEKRKGIPASISKNIITGILKEQLGYKGLIITDALNMGAVANKFKAGELDALAFKAGNDIMLFSQDVSTGKKLIQEAIDSGEISQKRVEESVKKILLTKYFLGLDDYEPRDPKNINEDLNNDSHQKVVQKMYANALTLIKDEKKLLPLNCNETYYYVPLEEAPYQTFLDNLNLNTTVMVKKSSEISSIPPNSKVIVGFHKDNSTAYKPYKISAESKKTLSDLSKNNSIILTVFGSAYALQDIDISKLSTVLVAYENNDDSMKATTKALSGETKIWGKLPVLVNENLKAGTGMELNPSTRINLPTTQKQN, via the coding sequence ATGAAAAATTATTCACGCTACTTTTCTATACCTTTATTATTGACCATCTTTTTAAGGATACTTGCGCCCGCACAGTATCAACCCAAAAACATAACTGATTCTGAATTAAAAAAAGCAAATAGTTGGGTTGAAGCTGAATACAATTCTTTAACACAAGACGAAAAGTTGGGTCAACTTTTTATAGTTGCGCTGTACACCAATAAAGGTGAAGATCATATTGAAGGAGTAAGAAATTTGGTTCAGAAAGAAAAGATAGGCGGATTAATTCTGATGCAGGATGATGCGGCGCGCGAAATTAACTTGGTGAACGAATTTCAAAAAAAATCTAAAATTCCGCTTATGATTGGCATGGATGCCGAGTGGGGACTTTACCAAAGAATTCCTACTGCACATAAATTTCCGTGGGCGATGACTTTAGGAGCGATTCAGGATAAAAATTTAATTACAGAAATGGCAGCTAAAATTGCGGAAGACTGTAAAAGAATGGGGATTAACTGGGACTTCGCACCAGTTGTTGACGTTAACACCAATCCAAATAATCCAATAATCGGAAACCGTAGTTTCGGCTCGGAGGTTTCTAATGTCGTAGCCTCAGCTATGGCGTATTCTAATGGGTTACAAGATCACAATATCTTAGCAGCGATCAAGCACTTTCCGGGTCACGGCGATACTGATAAAGATTCGCATCTTGATTTGCCCGTAGTTTCTCACTCTCTAAAAAGATTAAATGAAATTGAAATTGCACCTTTTAAAGCATTGATGGATAAAGGAATTGGTGGTGTAATGGTGGCACATCTTTATGTTCCAGCCTTAGAAAAAAGGAAAGGTATTCCCGCTTCTATTTCGAAAAATATCATTACGGGAATTTTAAAAGAACAACTGGGTTATAAAGGTTTAATCATTACCGATGCCTTAAATATGGGCGCCGTTGCCAATAAATTTAAAGCGGGTGAACTTGATGCCTTAGCATTCAAAGCCGGCAATGACATTATGCTTTTTTCACAAGATGTTTCTACGGGAAAAAAACTGATTCAAGAAGCGATCGACAGCGGAGAAATCTCCCAAAAAAGAGTGGAGGAAAGCGTAAAAAAAATTCTCTTAACCAAATATTTTTTGGGTCTTGATGATTATGAACCCAGAGATCCAAAAAACATTAATGAAGATCTAAACAACGACTCTCATCAGAAAGTTGTTCAGAAAATGTATGCGAATGCATTAACTTTAATAAAAGATGAAAAAAAACTACTTCCGCTGAATTGTAATGAAACCTATTATTACGTGCCGCTTGAAGAGGCACCTTACCAAACTTTTCTAGATAATTTGAATTTAAATACGACTGTTATGGTAAAGAAATCCTCAGAAATCTCTTCAATTCCTCCAAATTCGAAAGTAATTGTTGGTTTTCACAAAGACAATTCTACCGCTTATAAGCCTTATAAAATATCTGCGGAAAGTAAAAAAACATTAAGTGATTTAAGTAAAAACAACTCAATTATTCTTACGGTTTTCGGCTCCGCTTATGCGTTACAAGACATTGATATTTCAAAATTATCAACCGTATTAGTTGCTTATGAAAACAATGACGATTCTATGAAAGCAACCACAAAAGCACTTTCTGGAGAAACTAAAATCTGGGGAAAACTTCCCGTTTTAGTCAATGAAAATTTAAAAGCCGGAACTGGAATGGAACTTAATCCCTCAACAAGAATTAATCTTCCAACCACACAAAAACAAAATTAA